The genomic window TGAGATATGATTAACGAAGGTATCAAGTGAATATGTGAATGTGACTTCTCATTGCCTACATTAGCATATTAACCTCTTCTTTCATCGATGGTACCAAGTGAATGCTTTCACTGATGGAAAAGAGATTTTCTCCGGCATCCCTAACAAGTGGGTATTTAACCCAAGTTGGGTATAGTATAATAAAGAAATAGTGATAAGATTTCAAAAGactttcattaaaataaaataaaataactaagatCATCTCAAGGGCTTTGTGAAAAGAGAAATCACTATTTTTATAATCATGATGGATCTATTTACATATTTACCCTCATACATCATTTAGATACATGGAATATTTGTGTAGGTCTAATTGGTAATGCGAAATTCAGGTAttaacaaaatctaaaattaaaataactatttgattttgtttgattgGATTCAATCTTTTTACATTCatcattttatcaattttttttttttgcctaattggagaattttttacttttaataattattttgattaaggGTTCACTTTAGTGGACCTCTCATTCGAAagaataaaagagaagaaagaaaaattagtcTTACACACGATGTACTTAGACTAACTATTGTTTAAATGATTGTCCACGTATTATAACTTGGCTAACCATTgtttaaattattgttaaatttaaattattagtcAAACTACAATCTCGTTTATtatttcacatttaaatattgaaaatgcgATACACCTTGAATTTAAGTTATTGCCCTGAATCATTAATCAAACTATAATTAAGGTTATGATTTCGTTCAAACGTACTCATTTTGACATATTAGAAATGCAATAGACTTTAAATTCTATAATTTCTATAGAGGTGGCAACAAAAGTTATCGTCCACCATCATTATTCTAACCACAATTAGGGTTATTATTTCACATAAATATACTcattttaacatatttaaaattggATAGACTTGAATTCTATGATGGTATGTAATAgtgatgattttttataaaaatgatcataaaaaattaatcattggACATAATGAAGCACGGTAAATGCTcttgattttttaataaattaatttttttttaatataacttTTTTGAAACTTATCATCGGAAATATGAACATGCAAGATAGACTCCAAAGCCatatcatttcaaataaaaatttatattgatttGACTTTTCCTTCTATATCATGTTCTATTTTTATCATGATATAAATCACAATTTGAAACTATATTAATGACCCAAAAGAATTAAATTCACTCTTGTTAATCCAAAAGATGTACATGATCAAACCCTCCAACAAATCCCACCATTGTTTGGGACTTAGGAGTTGGCCACAATCCATACTCGTAGAACCCATTATCTTCCAACCAACCCCATCTAATAATTGAACTACAATTGATGACTTGAAAGGATCACATTTAATTTAAGTACATATACAACCCATAATAAGCTCATAAGATGGGTTGGAGATGGCCCCCCATCAACATCCAGTGTGGACATTTTAGTAGACTTCCCCATCTCCCACCAACCCCAGCCCAAGAATTGAATTTAGCATTGATGGCTCAAGAGAATCGAATCCAATCTTGTTGATTCAAAAAACAAGAATGTACATGAACAACCCACAATGAGTCCCCACAAATACTTTGAAGTTAGCATCAATACTACTCATCTATGGTGGACAGCCTTGTGGATTCCACCATCTCCCAACCAACCCTTTTCAAGAACTAAAAGGGCTTGATTCAATTGGGTTACCACACAATTTACCTTTCCCAAATGGCATTTTCTATTGGGTCCCAAATGGCATTTTCTATTGGGACCCAAAAATCACCCATGAACATTGATCATTGCCTATGGCCCCCCTACCTCTCCTGGATATATAGTAACCCCCTTATTACATTTTGTACACACATTGGTAAAAGAAGGGAGGCAAAGAAGAATCATGGAGAATTCAAGGGATAATTCATGGGTCCCacaaaaaatgtatataattcAAGGGATAATTCATGGGTCCCCATGGAAAGAAAGTATATTTATCTCTATTGTCTTTATGTGGAGTACCTATGAAGTAGGATAATTGTGTCAGCTTGTGATGCCCCCAAAAGGGTGTTCATTTTTTGCTTTCATCTCTTCAATTaggtggggtttttttttttttttttctctttttttgtcGTCATTGTAAAAATGTGCCCTAAAAAAAGGTTCTTCTAGCAAGGGCAGTTCAAGCCTTCAAGAGTAGTCTCTTCTCCTTTTGACCCAAACAGGCATCCTTCTCTTCATTCTTACTGTGGGGAAGTTGACAATTGAATCATCCTCAGCCACCCACCTATTtgtaaaacaagaaagaaaactcaaATATAGCATTGAATTAATCACCatttgaataattaaggaaatatAAATGGCTTTTTGAACAAAATTTCCCAAAATGAAACTCTCGcaactctttaaaaaaataatgagctttttgAAAGATAATTATGTTTTAAGAATAGTTAAAGTTGATGATGAATCCAAGATTCACATATTTTGCATAATTAATATCAAATACATGAAATACGAGAAACAAAAATACTCTTATCAAATGTCACATTTGATGACACATAAAATGTTGACTTATATTCGGTTGTCATGTTTAGAAGATTATTTTCTTGTACTTTCATCGAATCATCATTTTATGTGTCACCTGATAGGATATCTAATAAAGACATTTTGATCTCTCAAATTTTATGTCATTAGCATCAATTatgtaaaaatgtaaaatatgagATGAATTATTGACTTTAGCTATCTCTAAATTACAATTCTCCCTATCCTAAGACTTACATTAGCTAAGTTAAAATGCAATATTCCTTAAGCCCGAGTGGAACTCTAGAAAAACCCTAATTTGTATAAAccctaaaagaaaattaaagaattggGCTGAGTCTAAATCCACTTTTATCTTCTTCTTATTCACTTTTTAGCATAAATTTAGGATCTAGTAAATTAAAAGAAGCAATAAACCAAGTCTAAGGGCAGTGAATAAGGGTTGATAGTTGCACATTGTGAATGAAAAAGACCTACCAAACACCATCTATCACAGCTCAAAAACAGACTGGCATAATGTTATATAATATATCATGAAGTACTGTTCACAACAGACTGGTAAATATCAATATCTGATAGCTAGGCATTTGACTAGTCATACCCCCCCTTCccccttttttaatatatatgttcCAAATCAAGGGGGGACATGGGCCATGCAGGCACAGAAAGAGAAAGGTTTACAATCAATGAGTTTTTACATGTAAAGTAAATGGCCCTCTTTCATGGAGTCTGTGAGGCTTTCTGAGCCCAATGTGGCAGAAAGTTGACTTGTCTGTTTGTTATGATTTTTGGTTTGCCCATATGGGAAAAGTTGTAGCTTAGTGAAGACACTCATTATTAAATGGTCTGATCACGAAAAAACAAGGGTGCATACCATGAATTagcttccaaaaaaaataaaaaatcaataccCTCATTCTTGAGTCTTCACTCTCTTGAAATTTTCTATACTATTTGTAAGTTTTGACAGGGTGATGTGATTCCATGGTACTAAAATGATGTTGAATCAAAAAATACCCACATGGTGAAAATAATAgtatttgtttgtattttagcttaattctcatttatttgaattaaagtcttatttatttaattaaaagagatgaaataatttcaattttcaaatctatAAATCAAACCCTTCCCATATTTgatccattttttacataaatattttttaatattagaattattttcatataacttCTGAATAAAAAGATTACCTTTACAATAGCGCAttagattattaattaaaaattattttattcttttaatcaaataatatttttaaagttaaatcGTTATGTTTAGTAAGacattatatttgaatttattttttattaatttattccacTATCCATTAATCTTAAAACTCATAATTATCATGACGGAAAATTAATAGTCTAACGAGAGTAAGAACATATTTGGAAGTGATTCTAGAagtatttctaacatttctaacacttagataaaaatttttaagtattataaatattaaaaccgCTTCCTAGAATCACTAACAAACAAGCTCTAAAAATTAgtctaaaagtgtttttgatggtaaatttagaaaacatttttaatttttttaacacttacatgataaaaattttgaaatactaaaaaaaatgttataagcACTTTTaagaattactatcaaatggaTTCTAAGAGTGCATTTAGTAGTGATTCTAAGAAATGTTtccaatatttataaaatttgaaaattttcattcttcaagtattaaaaatactagaaacaCTTTATATAATCATTATCAAGTGCactttaatagtgattttagaaagtactTCTAATTGTTTCTCagtactttaaaattttttatccaaaaagtTTCTTTCAAGtgctaaaaatattaaaaatattttctaaaattactgaAAAATGGATATTAAAATGGGGTACCTGAATTGAGTAACAAAGTGGTGGAGGAAGATTGAAGCCTCCAGCCTGGCCAAGTCAAGCCCTGGACACAGCCTTTGTCCACCACCAAAAGGAGTGAAGCTACAACTGCTAATATTTTTGTCCTGTCACCCCAAAACCACCCACAACTTAGAACCCTAATCAAAGgccgaaggaaaaaaaaacaaaaaagaacaaTCAAACAAGTAATTAGTCCAAGATGAAGAAAAGGGTTCTCTTCTTACTTGCCACCTCCATGGGTTGAACTGATAAGGCCAGTCATACTGGCTTTCATCAAGATGGACAGACCGAAAATATGCGAAAACGCACCATCCTTTTGGTATCCTATGTCCCTTTATCTCCACATCCTTCATGGCCTTCCTCATCACCCCTATAATAACGTTTCCCAACCTTAGTGTTTCTGTGATCACCTGTTTGATAAAAGCATCATTTACATCTTACTGTATATGCATTTATAACTTATATGTCCTCATTTCCTCTTCTATCTAATCATGAATCAGTCCAAGAACTTACCGTCTGCGTGAATGGTAGCGATAAGTAATCGCTCCAAGTCATCGTCTCTCCCCGCTCGGCTTTTAGTCTCTTCAGTCTCATGTTCTCCTCCTGACAGTCACCAAGAATTTGTTTAGAAGCTTGTGGAACTTAAGACAATTTAGCCTGATGATAAGTCGCATACCGTCAGTTGTTGGAGGGCTGCAGGGCAATCGGAGAGGTATTTGATCGCGAGAGTCACGAGAACTGGTACTGAATCCTCTCCAGGAATCATCAGATCGATCATATTATCGGATATGAGGGTATCGGTCAGTAGTTGGCTTGAGTCATTGAGGAGAACATCCAGAACATCTTTGGGGACCTTGGAGGGTTGGTTGATATTTCTCCTTTCTTGGATGATTTTTCCTACTAATTGAACCATTTTCTTCTTGGCCTGCAACCCTAATTAGTCCTTTTATTCATAAGAGTACTCGGTACAGATTGGGGAATATGAAGAATGAATTCGATTAACTTGCCTGTAAAGATCTGTAAAGCCTTGTTCCGGGTATGTTTACAGGCAAGGACATGAGGCCTGAGATGAATTCCTGGAACTGTTTTCTTAGAAACTCCATTTCTTCACCTGGATTCAAACTGATCAGTGCCTTCACTAGGACTTGAAAAGCAATCTGAAAGAACAGAAAGTGGGAAAATTCTTagtactttttcttttgttctgttttttcaaaaaaagaacaGAAACACAATAATTATGAATCCATTTTTCCAGACAGTATGATTCTAGGTAAAGTTATTATGAATCCCCCCAACACTCAATTCAGGTTTTGGCTGTCTTCCAAAGATTCCATTCACTCTTTCTCACGGGGAGTTgtcatttttctttgcttttcttttcttctcttttcttgtcTGTTTGGGGCTCTTACTTTTGTTGCAAAATGAGAAAGAGGGGGAGAGCTAGCTAACATTTTTTGCTTCATCCTGGATGAAAATGGGGTGATCATCTCTCCAAGACCCCATTGATTTCTGAATATAACTCTCCATTTCTTGAGTGATTTGAGCTTTGAGATGTGGGGATTTGAAGAAGGCTCCAATCAGTCCATGGACTCTCCTCTGCAAGCTTCCATTGATGAGCAAAATGGAGGACTGCCCCATCAGCTCAGTGAGAGATTTAGGGTAAGATGGCACAAAGGCCTTTGAATCACTCTGCAACACAAATCTACTCACTTCTGCATCAATGGAAACTATTGTTGGGCTCCCAAATATGTG from Vitis vinifera cultivar Pinot Noir 40024 chromosome 9, ASM3070453v1 includes these protein-coding regions:
- the LOC100259945 gene encoding cytochrome P450 90D2 isoform X2, which produces MHNLWIVFLTAIFLSTIILLYRNRSRIRSSPSSSLPLGTLGWPLIGETLEFISCAYSDRPESFMERRRRMYGKVFKSHIFGSPTIVSIDAEIAFQVLVKALISLNPGEEMEFLRKQFQEFISGLMSLPVNIPGTRLYRSLQAKKKMVQLVGKIIQERRNINQPSKVPKDVLDVLLNDSSQLLTDTLISDNMIDLMIPGEDSVPVLVTLAIKYLSDCPAALQQLTEENMRLKRLKAERGETMTWSDYLSLPFTQTVITETLRLGNVIIGVMRKAMKDVEIKGHRIPKGWCVFAYFRSVHLDESQYDWPYQFNPWRWQDKNISSCSFTPFGGGQRLCPGLDLARLEASIFLHHFVTQFRWVAEDDSIVNFPTVRMKRRMPVWVKRRRDYS
- the LOC100259945 gene encoding 3-epi-6-deoxocathasterone 23-monooxygenase CYP90D1 isoform X1, producing MHNLWIVFLTAIFLSTIILLYRNRSRIRSSPSSSLPLGTLGWPLIGETLEFISCAYSDRPESFMERRRRMYGKVFKSHIFGSPTIVSIDAEVSRFVLQSDSKAFVPSYPKSLTELMGQSSILLINGSLQRRVHGLIGAFFKSPHLKAQITQEMESYIQKSMGSWRDDHPIFIQDEAKNIAFQVLVKALISLNPGEEMEFLRKQFQEFISGLMSLPVNIPGTRLYRSLQAKKKMVQLVGKIIQERRNINQPSKVPKDVLDVLLNDSSQLLTDTLISDNMIDLMIPGEDSVPVLVTLAIKYLSDCPAALQQLTEENMRLKRLKAERGETMTWSDYLSLPFTQTVITETLRLGNVIIGVMRKAMKDVEIKGHRIPKGWCVFAYFRSVHLDESQYDWPYQFNPWRWQDKNISSCSFTPFGGGQRLCPGLDLARLEASIFLHHFVTQFRWVAEDDSIVNFPTVRMKRRMPVWVKRRRDYS